The proteins below come from a single Chryseobacterium sp. MA9 genomic window:
- a CDS encoding Crp/Fnr family transcriptional regulator — protein MEQIRTYFEKSVVMSDQDWELFSSKLERQKLPRKQHLITAGKTENYLAFIEKGSVRFYIPGEEDDFTFSFSFAGEFVSAYDSFLTRKPCSYHIQALEETVLWRISHQDLNTVYEKTEIGNKIGRLASEGLYLDNFKREISLLTQTAEERYLVLFTEQPDILKYIPLKYIASYIGITPQALSRIRRRIS, from the coding sequence ATGGAACAGATCCGGACCTATTTTGAAAAATCCGTTGTAATGTCTGATCAGGATTGGGAGTTATTTTCATCAAAACTGGAAAGACAGAAACTTCCTCGGAAGCAACATCTGATCACTGCCGGAAAGACGGAAAATTATCTTGCTTTTATAGAAAAGGGAAGTGTAAGGTTTTATATTCCCGGGGAAGAGGATGATTTTACATTTTCATTTTCGTTTGCTGGAGAGTTCGTAAGTGCTTATGATTCTTTTCTTACGAGGAAACCCTGCAGTTATCATATTCAGGCGCTTGAAGAAACTGTTCTTTGGCGTATTTCACATCAGGATCTCAATACAGTCTATGAGAAAACAGAAATAGGAAATAAAATTGGAAGGCTCGCCAGTGAAGGGCTTTATCTGGATAATTTTAAAAGAGAAATATCTTTGCTGACCCAAACTGCTGAAGAGCGATATCTTGTTTTATTTACAGAACAACCGGATATTTTAAAGTACATTCCTCTGAAGTATATTGCATCTTATATTGGAATTACTCCACAAGCCCTCAGCAGAATCAGGCGTAGAATTTCTTAA
- a CDS encoding GLPGLI family protein codes for MKRIFTLMALLMVALIQSQTHRFIYELQYKMDSTDTTYEKLNMILDITPKEVKFYGRNLMTTDSLNKKFGMNTSHTDMSGQVVKRKVNSFENENFINIKNGYYSFKTTDKINWTISNETRKVENYTVQKATTRFGGRNWTAWFCKDIPFNEGPFKFRGLPGLIFELSDTKKNFIYHLIKSQELAQAYPTDDFLESNFGNKAISINEKQKHKLIMEFYNDPFAFERNNFSKANNDLKININGKEIHNVDELNTQTKSMQEVIRKYNNPLEIDKAIHYKE; via the coding sequence ATGAAACGTATTTTCACCTTAATGGCATTGCTTATGGTAGCTTTGATCCAATCTCAGACACATCGGTTTATTTATGAACTGCAATATAAGATGGATTCTACAGACACCACTTATGAAAAACTGAACATGATTCTGGATATTACCCCAAAAGAGGTTAAATTTTACGGAAGAAATCTTATGACTACAGATTCGTTAAATAAGAAATTCGGTATGAATACCAGCCATACGGATATGTCCGGACAGGTGGTGAAAAGAAAGGTTAATTCTTTTGAGAATGAAAATTTTATCAATATCAAAAATGGGTATTATTCTTTTAAAACTACAGATAAAATAAACTGGACCATTTCTAATGAAACCAGGAAAGTAGAAAATTATACTGTACAAAAGGCAACTACCCGATTCGGAGGAAGAAACTGGACTGCATGGTTCTGTAAAGATATTCCCTTTAATGAAGGGCCATTTAAATTCCGTGGATTACCGGGGTTAATCTTTGAACTGTCTGACACAAAGAAAAATTTCATTTATCATCTTATCAAAAGCCAGGAACTAGCACAAGCTTATCCTACAGATGATTTTCTTGAATCCAATTTCGGAAATAAAGCTATTTCTATCAATGAAAAACAGAAGCATAAACTGATCATGGAGTTTTATAATGATCCTTTTGCTTTCGAAAGAAACAACTTTAGCAAAGCTAACAATGATCTTAAAATTAATATCAACGGAAAAGAAATCCATAATGTGGATGAACTGAATACGCAAACCAAAAGCATGCAGGAGGTGATAAGAAAATATAATAATCCGCTTGAAATCGATAAGGCGATTCATTATAAAGAATAA
- a CDS encoding MFS transporter, producing the protein MQELSMSSKLKYIFSIPVIISALGYFVDIYDLLLFGIVRIPSLKALGLNPDADGTFILNCQMVGLLIGGVFWGIFGDKKGRLSVLFGSILVYSLANIACGFLPYFPKEHLLYQYAGLRFIAGIGLAGELGAGITLVSESLPKSLRAIGTSVVAGFGLMGAVVAQLTVELAGGWNISYIIGGIMGIMLLILRISVSESGIYKNIEHKNVSKGNFLSFFTNKDRLTRYLKCIAVGLPTWYCIGILAVLANQFAPELGIKEINPGKAIMWAYVGISVGDLLSGFISHALKSRKMAIFYMLIFTLIGVAIMLFGNTNTETKYYLFCVWLGFGTGYWAMFVTLAAEQFGTNIRNTATTTVPNMVRGLVPVMIFAFDSLKGHFPVVESAAIVGVVVFGLAFYSSLTISETHDRDLEFTE; encoded by the coding sequence ATGCAAGAACTGTCTATGTCTTCAAAACTGAAGTACATTTTTTCTATTCCCGTTATTATTTCTGCTTTAGGCTATTTTGTAGATATTTATGATCTCCTTTTATTCGGAATCGTTAGAATACCAAGTTTAAAAGCTCTGGGACTTAATCCGGATGCTGACGGAACCTTTATTCTGAACTGCCAGATGGTGGGACTTCTCATCGGAGGTGTTTTCTGGGGTATTTTCGGAGATAAAAAAGGAAGGCTTTCCGTACTCTTTGGATCTATTTTAGTGTATTCCTTAGCTAATATCGCTTGTGGTTTCCTTCCTTATTTTCCAAAAGAACATTTATTATACCAATATGCCGGTTTGAGGTTCATTGCAGGCATAGGTCTGGCCGGAGAGCTCGGAGCGGGAATTACGCTGGTTTCTGAAAGTCTGCCGAAGAGTTTAAGAGCAATCGGGACCTCGGTTGTTGCCGGTTTTGGATTAATGGGAGCTGTAGTGGCTCAGCTTACAGTAGAACTGGCTGGTGGCTGGAATATTTCTTACATTATCGGTGGGATTATGGGAATTATGTTATTGATACTGAGAATAAGTGTATCCGAATCCGGAATTTATAAGAATATTGAGCACAAAAACGTTTCAAAAGGAAATTTTCTATCCTTTTTTACCAATAAAGACAGATTGACAAGGTATTTAAAATGCATTGCTGTAGGATTGCCTACATGGTATTGTATAGGGATTCTGGCTGTTTTAGCCAATCAGTTTGCTCCTGAATTAGGAATTAAAGAGATCAACCCCGGAAAAGCAATTATGTGGGCGTATGTAGGGATTTCTGTTGGTGATCTATTGAGCGGATTTATTTCCCATGCTTTAAAATCCCGTAAAATGGCCATCTTCTATATGCTGATCTTTACCCTGATCGGAGTGGCAATTATGCTTTTTGGCAATACCAATACAGAAACAAAATACTATCTGTTTTGTGTATGGCTTGGCTTCGGGACAGGATATTGGGCCATGTTTGTGACACTGGCAGCAGAACAGTTCGGAACTAATATCAGAAATACAGCAACGACAACCGTTCCCAATATGGTAAGAGGGTTGGTTCCGGTTATGATTTTTGCTTTTGATTCCCTTAAAGGACATTTTCCGGTTGTGGAAAGCGCGGCCATAGTGGGAGTGGTGGTATTTGGACTTGCATTTTATTCCTCGCTTACTATTTCGGAGACCCATGACAGAGACCTGGAATTTACGGAATAA
- a CDS encoding arsenate reductase family protein gives MKKVFYLNTCDTCRKILAQFDLTDWELREIKKEPITKEELAEMHKKTKSYEALFSKKSTQIKLRGLDVKSLTEKDFKELLLDHYTFLKRPVFITDKEIFVGNDKKNVEELQKFFDVN, from the coding sequence ATGAAGAAAGTATTTTATCTCAACACATGTGATACTTGCAGAAAAATTTTAGCCCAATTTGATCTTACAGACTGGGAACTTCGCGAAATCAAAAAAGAGCCAATAACGAAAGAAGAGCTGGCGGAAATGCATAAAAAAACAAAATCATACGAAGCGTTGTTCAGTAAAAAATCCACTCAGATCAAATTGAGAGGATTGGATGTAAAATCCTTAACAGAAAAAGATTTTAAAGAGTTGTTGCTGGATCATTATACTTTCCTGAAAAGACCTGTTTTTATTACAGATAAGGAAATTTTCGTAGGAAATGATAAGAAAAATGTTGAAGAGCTGCAGAAGTTCTTTGATGTAAACTAA
- a CDS encoding YeiH family protein has translation MKDFIQNEMTRKVFFIVLAVLCLTPLISSPIALALGFALAVFIGNPFEKHLHHYIHLLLQISIVGLGFGLKLDEALHAGKTGLMLTVVSIVTVMVLGYFLGKVFKLERPLSYLLSVGTAICGGSAIAAVSPIIKPSTKQISLALAIVFTLNSVALFVYPAIGHLLNLSQEQFGLWCAVGIHDTSSVVGAASKYGDEALKIATTVKLARALWIIPVSLITMFIFKSKDSKIKIPWFIGYFIIAILLNTYFPFLDRLSTSITVLAKSGLNLTLFFIGSTLSIQTLKSIGLKPLVTAVLLWVTISIGSLLYIIH, from the coding sequence ATGAAAGATTTCATCCAAAATGAAATGACCCGGAAAGTATTTTTTATTGTATTAGCAGTTCTATGTCTTACTCCGCTTATATCTTCACCCATTGCTCTGGCTTTGGGATTTGCCCTAGCTGTTTTTATAGGAAATCCATTTGAGAAACACCTTCATCACTATATTCATTTGCTGCTGCAGATTTCGATTGTCGGTCTGGGATTCGGGTTGAAACTGGATGAAGCCCTCCATGCCGGGAAAACAGGACTGATGTTAACGGTTGTAAGTATTGTTACAGTAATGGTATTGGGTTATTTCCTGGGAAAAGTATTTAAATTGGAAAGACCTTTATCTTATCTTCTTTCTGTGGGAACAGCTATTTGTGGAGGGAGTGCCATTGCTGCAGTATCTCCTATCATCAAGCCGAGCACGAAACAGATTTCACTTGCACTGGCTATTGTTTTTACATTAAATTCTGTTGCATTGTTTGTATACCCAGCCATAGGACATTTGTTGAATCTTTCACAGGAACAGTTTGGACTTTGGTGCGCAGTGGGAATTCATGATACAAGCTCTGTTGTGGGTGCCGCCAGTAAATATGGAGATGAAGCTTTGAAAATAGCAACTACAGTGAAGCTTGCCCGTGCTTTATGGATTATTCCGGTTTCATTGATTACGATGTTCATTTTTAAAAGTAAAGATTCCAAAATAAAAATTCCGTGGTTCATCGGATATTTTATTATAGCCATTCTTCTGAATACGTATTTCCCGTTTCTTGACCGTTTAAGTACTTCAATAACTGTTTTAGCAAAATCCGGACTGAATCTTACCTTGTTTTTCATTGGCTCTACCCTTTCTATTCAGACACTGAAGTCAATTGGCTTAAAACCTCTGGTTACAGCAGTTCTTCTATGGGTTACTATAAGTATTGGCAGCCTTCTTTACATTATTCATTAA
- a CDS encoding LysR family transcriptional regulator, whose protein sequence is MFDYRLKVFHTVASRLSFTKASEELHISQPAVTKHIKEIETQIGAKLFDRKGTSIQLTQSGKILYEHAEKIRSIYRDVEFEISQINQQHKGKLIIGASTTIAQYILPEILAKFNSYYKDIKIELLTGNTETISTLLKEEKIDLGIIEGESQSSYFEYRTFKPDEIVLAAKSDHPLAHKTLNLKDLYHLDLIFREQGSGTLEFIQNRLKEKEINIHELNTVMQLGSSESIKNYLLHSDCMAFLSISTILNELKNNVLTVIDIKNFSIERDFHFILPKGDQSELIKLFLRFAE, encoded by the coding sequence ATGTTCGATTACAGATTAAAAGTTTTCCATACGGTGGCTTCCCGATTAAGTTTCACTAAAGCTTCAGAAGAGCTTCACATTTCACAACCCGCTGTTACCAAGCACATTAAAGAAATTGAAACTCAGATAGGCGCCAAGCTATTTGACCGTAAAGGAACTTCTATTCAGCTGACTCAGAGTGGAAAGATTCTGTACGAACACGCAGAAAAGATTAGAAGTATCTACCGTGACGTGGAGTTTGAAATCAGCCAGATCAATCAGCAGCATAAAGGAAAACTGATTATCGGGGCCAGTACAACCATTGCACAGTATATTTTACCTGAAATTTTAGCTAAATTCAATTCTTATTATAAAGATATTAAGATTGAGCTTCTTACTGGAAATACGGAAACAATCTCAACACTTTTAAAAGAAGAAAAAATAGATCTTGGTATTATTGAAGGAGAATCACAGTCTTCTTATTTTGAATACAGGACTTTTAAGCCTGATGAAATTGTTTTGGCGGCAAAATCAGATCATCCTCTTGCTCATAAAACTTTAAACTTAAAAGATCTCTATCATCTGGATTTGATTTTCAGAGAGCAGGGTTCCGGAACTCTTGAGTTTATACAAAACAGACTTAAAGAGAAAGAAATTAATATCCACGAATTGAATACCGTCATGCAGCTGGGAAGCAGTGAAAGTATTAAAAACTATCTTCTTCACTCAGATTGTATGGCATTTCTATCTATCAGCACCATCCTGAATGAACTTAAAAACAATGTTCTGACTGTCATTGACATTAAAAACTTCAGCATTGAAAGAGACTTTCATTTTATTCTGCCTAAAGGCGACCAATCTGAGCTGATTAAGCTTTTCCTAAGATTTGCAGAGTAA
- a CDS encoding voltage-gated chloride channel family protein, with translation MSKHQRTLGKKAVFHTHFFFRKFPALLYILKWLFISIIIGALVGTASAGFLLSLEWATNFRENHLWLIALLPAAGFLIGLLYYYFGKDIEAGNNLLIDTIHEPKGIIPFKMAPFVYLGTMATHVFGGSAGREGTALQMAGAIADQLTKPFKLDRNERKILIIAAIAAGFGSVFGTPLAGAVFGLEVFLIGRIRYNAIFPAFASAILADWATNLWNVKHTHYHIDFIPKLEFLPILYSILAGIVFGICAAAFSKLIHWIGSVFKSKIKYPPLRPVVGGTIIALAVFAMGTTRYIGLGIPVIVESFEKQLPLYDFALKMIFTIVTLSAGFKGGEVTPLFFIGATLGSALSLFIPLPFGLLAGMGFVAVFAGATNTPLACMLMGIELFGTECGVYVAIACVVSYLLSGNNSIYTKQKIGEAKNRRFESQQDKSVSDFL, from the coding sequence ATGTCAAAACATCAAAGGACACTTGGTAAAAAAGCAGTTTTTCACACTCATTTTTTCTTCAGAAAATTTCCAGCTCTGCTCTATATTTTAAAATGGCTGTTCATCAGTATTATTATTGGTGCATTGGTGGGAACCGCTTCAGCAGGATTTTTACTATCATTGGAATGGGCAACGAATTTCAGGGAAAATCATCTCTGGCTGATCGCACTGCTTCCGGCAGCTGGATTCCTGATAGGACTTCTTTACTATTATTTCGGAAAAGATATTGAAGCGGGAAACAACCTGCTGATTGATACTATTCATGAACCCAAAGGAATTATTCCGTTTAAAATGGCACCTTTTGTTTATCTCGGAACAATGGCAACTCATGTATTCGGAGGCTCTGCCGGCCGTGAAGGAACAGCTCTTCAGATGGCAGGTGCTATTGCTGATCAGCTTACAAAACCTTTTAAGCTTGACAGAAATGAAAGAAAAATATTGATTATTGCTGCTATTGCTGCCGGATTTGGTTCTGTTTTCGGGACTCCACTGGCGGGAGCGGTATTTGGTCTTGAGGTTTTTCTGATCGGAAGAATTCGTTATAATGCCATCTTTCCTGCATTTGCTTCTGCAATTCTGGCGGACTGGGCTACTAATCTCTGGAATGTAAAACATACCCATTATCATATTGATTTCATCCCGAAACTTGAGTTTTTGCCAATTCTATACAGCATTCTGGCAGGAATAGTCTTCGGAATCTGTGCCGCGGCTTTCAGCAAACTCATCCATTGGATAGGCTCTGTTTTCAAATCAAAAATCAAATATCCTCCACTTCGTCCTGTTGTAGGAGGAACTATCATTGCCTTGGCAGTTTTTGCAATGGGCACCACCCGATATATCGGATTGGGAATTCCTGTGATTGTAGAATCTTTTGAAAAGCAGCTTCCTTTGTATGATTTTGCTTTAAAAATGATTTTTACGATTGTCACACTTTCAGCTGGATTCAAAGGTGGAGAAGTTACCCCATTGTTCTTCATCGGGGCAACATTAGGCAGTGCTTTGTCCCTCTTTATTCCTCTACCTTTCGGATTACTGGCGGGAATGGGATTTGTAGCTGTATTTGCAGGAGCCACCAATACTCCTTTAGCCTGTATGCTGATGGGAATTGAATTATTTGGAACAGAATGCGGCGTGTATGTGGCTATTGCCTGTGTTGTATCTTATCTTCTTTCAGGGAACAACAGTATTTATACCAAACAGAAAATCGGAGAAGCAAAAAACAGAAGATTTGAAAGTCAACAGGATAAGTCTGTTTCGGATTTTTTATGA
- a CDS encoding acyl-CoA thioesterase, with product MQNKPITFQFISEPSDVNYGGNVHGGSVMKWIDQAGYACATTWSGNYSVTVYVGGIRFYDPIKIGEVVKVDAQVIYTGTSSMHIAINVFSRNLKQPNFEKKTHCIIVFVAVDENGKKLPVPKWTPETEEEKQLEMYARRLMELRTQIEDEMKPFL from the coding sequence ATGCAGAACAAGCCTATTACTTTTCAGTTTATTTCGGAGCCTTCAGATGTTAATTACGGAGGAAATGTACATGGAGGAAGTGTTATGAAATGGATTGACCAGGCCGGTTATGCATGTGCGACTACCTGGAGTGGCAATTACTCTGTCACCGTTTATGTAGGCGGAATCCGTTTTTATGACCCTATTAAAATTGGTGAAGTGGTAAAAGTTGACGCTCAGGTGATCTACACCGGAACCTCAAGTATGCATATCGCCATCAATGTCTTTTCCAGAAACCTGAAACAGCCGAATTTTGAGAAAAAAACCCACTGTATCATCGTTTTTGTTGCAGTAGATGAAAATGGCAAAAAACTGCCTGTACCCAAGTGGACGCCAGAAACAGAGGAAGAAAAACAACTGGAGATGTATGCCAGACGCCTGATGGAACTGAGAACGCAGATTGAGGATGAGATGAAGCCTTTTTTATAG